A genome region from Thermococcus onnurineus NA1 includes the following:
- a CDS encoding complex I subunit 5 family protein, with the protein MMEIPIALYSLSAISGLIGDFKRSIKISSVLSAIASLSLLGIAAHALSRGLPVQESFLGIPLIIDSLSLPFLFIIALLSLVVSVYSISYMEVHRDTGRPLAYTILYGTFVLSIVFVALTSNLLWFVFFWELMTLTSFIFVSWREQDAGIKYLLTMQLANTVPLFVALGIIYSATGSFSVDYATLREVASSLSPVQLKLLYAMFLVTFLAKSGSVPFQFWVPDAYEAAPSNIASLMAGVMEKMAVYGLIRLLCNALPCSEGIGYVLVIVGILTMTFGTLYALRETHAKRLLAYSSVGQMGYIWFAVGMGMIFLTMGMESLAYLAFLAGVFHSFNHTLFKGLLFLISGNFEYSAGTADLNELGGLRRAMPYSSLFTVIGALSLAGVPLFSGFLSKWMIYQAGYYSGIGLFVFGSVMAVFMSAVTLAYSLKLYTSAFGGEPNERTENAREVPSGMLLGEGIIALTSLAVGILPAIAYPILTISLNGGDVTVTMGSISTDFEYFSPIALLLAVSFIAVASYFVFRPKTTNVKPWNTGALFLPEERYGAKARDYYRQYFTEMEGLYKLGSAAGKVGRVLLSALMSVYLVLARGLVYTGREKKRSFTLDELRHRTVRYLDEAFFAPMMDLLKNIAVLAAGISVSMDELFLASMLTTVIILALLVL; encoded by the coding sequence ATGATGGAAATTCCAATCGCGCTCTACTCACTCTCAGCGATTTCCGGCCTGATTGGAGACTTTAAGCGGAGCATTAAGATTTCAAGCGTCCTCTCAGCCATAGCATCCCTATCCCTTCTGGGCATAGCTGCCCACGCCCTGTCCAGGGGGCTTCCCGTTCAGGAGAGCTTTTTGGGCATTCCCCTAATCATAGACAGCCTCTCCCTCCCGTTCCTGTTCATCATAGCCCTGCTCAGCCTTGTGGTTTCAGTGTATTCCATTTCATATATGGAAGTCCACAGAGATACCGGAAGACCACTGGCGTACACCATCCTCTACGGCACGTTCGTGCTGTCGATTGTATTCGTGGCTCTGACGTCAAACCTGCTCTGGTTCGTCTTCTTCTGGGAGCTGATGACCCTAACTTCCTTCATCTTCGTGAGCTGGAGGGAGCAGGACGCTGGAATTAAATACCTCCTCACGATGCAGCTCGCCAACACGGTGCCCCTCTTCGTGGCCCTCGGCATAATCTACTCCGCCACTGGAAGCTTCAGCGTTGATTACGCCACGCTTAGGGAGGTTGCATCTTCCCTTTCTCCAGTCCAGCTCAAGCTGCTCTACGCGATGTTCCTCGTGACGTTCCTTGCAAAATCTGGAAGCGTGCCCTTCCAGTTCTGGGTGCCCGATGCATACGAAGCCGCTCCCAGCAATATAGCCTCGCTGATGGCCGGCGTCATGGAGAAGATGGCGGTTTACGGTCTGATAAGGCTCCTCTGCAACGCCCTGCCATGCAGTGAAGGCATTGGTTACGTTCTCGTTATCGTCGGCATACTTACCATGACCTTCGGAACCCTCTACGCCCTCAGAGAGACTCACGCAAAGAGGCTCCTCGCTTACTCAAGCGTTGGACAAATGGGCTACATCTGGTTCGCGGTGGGCATGGGCATGATCTTCCTGACGATGGGCATGGAGAGCCTGGCTTACCTGGCCTTCCTCGCCGGAGTCTTCCACTCCTTCAATCACACACTCTTCAAGGGGCTGCTCTTTCTCATCTCGGGCAACTTCGAGTACTCCGCCGGAACCGCTGACCTCAACGAGCTTGGTGGTTTGAGGAGGGCAATGCCGTACTCGTCGCTCTTCACCGTCATAGGTGCGCTCTCCCTCGCTGGAGTGCCCCTCTTCAGCGGTTTCCTCTCCAAGTGGATGATTTACCAGGCCGGCTACTACTCTGGAATCGGCCTCTTCGTCTTTGGCTCCGTAATGGCGGTGTTTATGAGCGCCGTAACCTTGGCATATTCGCTCAAGCTCTACACCTCTGCCTTTGGGGGCGAACCGAACGAGAGAACTGAGAACGCCAGGGAAGTCCCGTCGGGTATGCTCCTCGGTGAGGGAATTATTGCCTTAACTTCACTTGCCGTTGGAATACTTCCGGCTATTGCTTACCCGATATTAACGATTTCATTGAATGGCGGCGACGTCACCGTTACAATGGGCTCGATATCCACTGACTTTGAGTACTTCTCGCCAATAGCCCTGCTCCTTGCGGTTTCATTCATTGCGGTTGCTTCATACTTCGTCTTCAGGCCAAAGACGACCAATGTCAAACCCTGGAACACTGGAGCGCTTTTCCTGCCGGAGGAGAGGTATGGAGCGAAGGCCAGGGACTATTACAGGCAGTACTTTACCGAGATGGAGGGCCTCTACAAGCTTGGAAGCGCCGCTGGCAAGGTCGGAAGGGTCCTTCTCTCTGCTCTGATGTCCGTCTACCTCGTTCTCGCCAGGGGCCTCGTCTACACCGGCAGGGAGAAGAAGCGCTCCTTCACCCTTGACGAGCTTCGCCACCGCACCGTCAGGTACCTGGACGAGGCATTCTTCGCGCCGATGATGGATCTACTCAAAAACATCGCCGTGCTGGCAGCGGGCATCTCGGTGTCCATGGACGAGCTCTTCCTGGCTTCAATGCTGACCACGGTGATAATACTCGCACTCCTTGTGTTGTGA
- a CDS encoding hydrogenase 4 subunit D has translation MNASPFIISFLIPLLLGPLLFKLDGRKADVFMLIAVVSSFLANLVGVLEYLKVGGAHHIVYLETSSLGEVYGVIIDPMSVLVGFVVSLAGVLFLLYAVDYMSERNKQHPVYSDKGRFYAWMVIFVGATLAFIYSSTTLQLLIFFEIMGLACWGVVGYYKGPKAERAAYKALLVPNFGAMVGLYTTVGIGILKLHDLSIYALQNLNDELKLLVFLGVMVAAFTKSAQFPLYSWLPDAMAAPTPASAFLHGAAMVEMGVYLLARVTQFMQPIPETAFYVMLVFVSLTLLIAILYYPLQKDAKRLLAYSTIAEAGVMYVGVLYAVLGSVYGLQAAMFQLANHAFVKGLAFLTAGTFSYAFGTLDMEKIRGLGKLVPVVGASWFLALLGLAGVPPLGLFFSKAYLFMNASSITSWVGWIPLFLVLADATVFLAVSLGWIKRMVFSEPLQESAEVSPLMRFVLVVLIVLSIVAPFLSVKLVTQIGFMG, from the coding sequence ATGAACGCCTCTCCCTTCATTATATCTTTTTTGATCCCCCTGCTCCTCGGTCCACTCCTGTTCAAATTAGACGGTAGAAAGGCCGATGTATTCATGCTCATCGCCGTTGTGTCTTCCTTCCTGGCTAATCTTGTGGGAGTCCTCGAATACCTGAAAGTCGGTGGCGCTCATCATATCGTTTACCTCGAAACTTCTTCCCTCGGTGAGGTCTACGGCGTTATAATCGACCCAATGAGCGTTTTGGTCGGTTTTGTCGTGAGCTTGGCTGGCGTGCTGTTCCTTCTCTACGCGGTGGACTACATGAGCGAGAGAAACAAGCAGCACCCCGTCTACTCTGATAAGGGCAGGTTCTATGCTTGGATGGTCATCTTCGTTGGAGCTACGCTGGCATTCATATACTCCTCCACGACGCTTCAGCTGCTCATATTCTTCGAGATAATGGGACTCGCCTGCTGGGGTGTCGTTGGGTATTATAAGGGCCCAAAAGCCGAGAGGGCTGCATACAAGGCCCTGCTTGTGCCGAACTTCGGTGCCATGGTGGGCCTCTACACCACCGTTGGCATTGGCATCCTCAAGCTCCATGATTTGAGCATCTATGCGCTCCAGAACCTGAATGATGAGCTCAAGCTTCTCGTGTTCCTTGGCGTAATGGTTGCGGCCTTTACCAAGAGCGCCCAGTTCCCGCTCTATTCATGGCTTCCGGATGCAATGGCGGCGCCGACACCTGCTTCCGCTTTTCTCCACGGTGCTGCAATGGTTGAAATGGGCGTTTACCTGCTCGCCAGGGTCACCCAGTTCATGCAACCGATTCCGGAGACAGCTTTCTACGTTATGCTCGTCTTCGTGTCGCTAACTTTACTCATAGCAATTCTCTACTACCCGCTCCAGAAGGACGCCAAGAGACTCCTTGCTTATTCAACCATAGCAGAGGCAGGAGTGATGTACGTTGGCGTGCTCTATGCCGTGCTTGGCTCTGTCTATGGTCTCCAGGCGGCCATGTTCCAGCTGGCTAACCACGCTTTCGTCAAGGGTCTTGCCTTCCTCACCGCGGGAACCTTCAGTTACGCTTTTGGAACGCTCGACATGGAGAAGATTAGGGGCCTCGGAAAGCTCGTTCCGGTCGTTGGTGCAAGCTGGTTCTTAGCCCTTCTCGGCCTGGCTGGAGTTCCTCCGCTCGGCCTGTTCTTCAGCAAGGCGTATCTCTTCATGAACGCGTCTTCAATAACCAGCTGGGTTGGCTGGATTCCGCTCTTCCTAGTGTTGGCCGATGCCACGGTTTTCCTTGCGGTATCTCTCGGATGGATTAAGAGGATGGTATTCAGCGAGCCCCTCCAGGAGAGTGCAGAAGTTTCCCCGCTGATGCGCTTTGTCCTCGTAGTCCTAATAGTCCTGTCCATCGTTGCGCCGTTCCTAAGCGTGAAGCTCGTGACTCAGATAGGGTTCATGGGGTGA
- a CDS encoding respiratory chain complex I subunit 1 family protein, with product MDYVSIIAAPIVLFLLPPFLDGIGRRIKARIQYRRGPPIMQTFYDLEKLLKLPSVLPTEGPIFRLAPYIALASAIAGGLMLPFGSEPVLAFGKSLIVFFYVMAMVSVVMILAAFSVQNAFSHIGGHREVMLILSIEPVLAVVFGVLAFKLGTLNVAEMPFSANLSLSVALAYILLAYAVYVEGGFVPFDIAEAETEVIGGPLTEYSGRLLGVFKYALLVKRVVLLWLLASMIVIPAMRSLGITSSMALLVAQLVVTFLLYSLAVAVEAANARLRIDQAVSLNKKVFLMSLAVLIIALVGW from the coding sequence ATGGACTACGTAAGCATTATCGCTGCTCCGATCGTCCTCTTCCTCCTTCCACCGTTCCTTGACGGAATAGGGAGAAGGATAAAGGCGAGGATTCAGTACAGGAGAGGACCGCCTATAATGCAGACGTTCTACGACCTCGAAAAGCTTCTCAAGCTGCCGTCAGTGCTTCCAACTGAGGGCCCAATCTTCAGGCTGGCCCCGTACATAGCCCTGGCATCTGCCATTGCCGGCGGCCTAATGCTTCCCTTCGGAAGCGAGCCGGTGTTGGCTTTTGGAAAGAGCCTCATAGTGTTCTTCTACGTCATGGCGATGGTCAGCGTAGTGATGATACTTGCTGCTTTCTCCGTCCAGAACGCGTTCTCTCACATAGGTGGACACAGAGAGGTCATGCTGATACTCTCGATTGAGCCAGTGCTGGCCGTCGTCTTCGGTGTCCTGGCATTCAAGCTTGGAACGCTCAACGTCGCTGAGATGCCTTTCAGTGCTAACCTCTCGCTTTCCGTTGCCCTAGCTTACATCTTGCTGGCTTACGCGGTCTACGTTGAGGGCGGATTCGTTCCATTTGACATAGCTGAGGCAGAAACCGAAGTAATCGGGGGCCCGCTCACCGAGTACAGCGGAAGGCTCCTCGGAGTCTTCAAGTACGCCCTGCTCGTCAAGAGGGTTGTCCTGCTCTGGCTGCTGGCGTCTATGATTGTGATTCCCGCCATGAGGTCTCTCGGTATAACAAGCTCAATGGCACTGCTCGTCGCCCAGCTGGTCGTTACGTTTCTGCTTTATTCGCTTGCCGTGGCCGTTGAGGCTGCAAACGCCCGCCTGAGGATCGACCAGGCGGTTTCCCTTAACAAGAAGGTCTTCCTGATGTCCCTTGCTGTCCTGATAATAGCGCTGGTGGGGTGGTGA
- a CDS encoding NADH-quinone oxidoreductase subunit D-related protein — translation MECSVCAGGCRSAEVEDVLEDGHLKEFVEKFRGAIFECKKLTRNQYLFIVDREALPEMVLHWHNHSELKETHFSMGTGTDERNIAGKFTYAPVINVAVEPGNGERNYWVILKAYLDEDNPEFPSIAAKLPAALWAEREVYDLLGFNPKGHPDLRRLVLPEDWPEGVYPLRKDHDYKASPMDTPKCYYKPGPPDTMTVPIGPYHLALDEPAHFRIFVKGETVVDVDYRGFYSHRGIEKIGEGRLTYNQVLFIAERICGICGFQHSTSYAQAVENIAGVEIPERAMYIRTIMLEIERIHSHMLWAGVAAHLTGFDTGFMHAWRVREPVMWLAERLTGNRKTYGINIVGGVRRDFLDYRKEMIMEKIKELRRQVEEFIEIATGTATFVKRAEGVGILPYKVAKAYSVLGPNGRASGRNIDIRRDQPFAAYKDLDFKVPVYKEGDVLARFLIRMDEVLESIWIIEQAIDQMPGGDVFVPIGELPEYEEALGYSEAPRGEVIHYVMTDKKNKVYRWKVRAPTYNNLPAVPEMLKGYSVADAPLIIASIDPCYSCTERVQIVDVETGKAQTLNEQQFNMLSIQKGKGVA, via the coding sequence ATGGAGTGCAGCGTGTGTGCGGGTGGATGCAGATCGGCTGAAGTTGAGGACGTCCTTGAGGATGGTCATCTAAAGGAATTCGTGGAGAAGTTTAGGGGAGCGATCTTCGAGTGCAAGAAGCTGACGAGGAACCAGTACCTGTTCATCGTTGATAGGGAGGCACTTCCGGAGATGGTCCTCCACTGGCACAACCATTCCGAGCTAAAAGAAACCCACTTCTCGATGGGAACAGGAACCGATGAGAGGAACATCGCCGGAAAGTTCACCTACGCTCCGGTAATAAACGTTGCCGTTGAGCCTGGAAACGGGGAGAGGAACTACTGGGTTATTCTGAAGGCCTACCTCGACGAGGACAACCCGGAGTTCCCCTCCATAGCCGCGAAGCTTCCAGCAGCCCTCTGGGCGGAGAGGGAAGTCTATGATCTGCTTGGCTTCAACCCCAAAGGCCATCCCGACCTGAGGAGGCTCGTCCTGCCGGAGGACTGGCCGGAGGGTGTTTACCCGCTCAGGAAGGACCATGACTACAAGGCCTCGCCGATGGATACGCCAAAGTGCTACTACAAGCCCGGGCCGCCCGACACAATGACGGTTCCGATTGGTCCGTACCACCTGGCGCTCGACGAGCCGGCCCACTTCAGGATATTCGTCAAGGGGGAAACGGTGGTTGACGTTGACTACCGCGGCTTCTACTCCCACAGGGGAATCGAGAAGATAGGAGAGGGAAGACTGACCTACAATCAGGTGCTCTTCATAGCCGAGAGAATATGTGGAATCTGTGGCTTCCAGCACTCGACGAGCTACGCCCAGGCGGTTGAAAACATAGCCGGCGTTGAAATCCCCGAGAGGGCCATGTACATAAGGACGATAATGCTGGAGATAGAAAGGATTCACTCCCACATGCTCTGGGCCGGTGTTGCGGCTCACCTGACGGGCTTTGACACGGGATTCATGCACGCTTGGCGCGTCAGAGAGCCTGTTATGTGGCTCGCAGAGAGGCTCACAGGAAACAGGAAGACCTACGGAATCAACATCGTCGGAGGAGTTAGGAGGGACTTCCTCGACTACCGCAAGGAGATGATAATGGAGAAGATCAAGGAGCTCAGGAGGCAGGTCGAAGAGTTCATCGAAATAGCGACCGGTACGGCAACCTTCGTCAAGAGGGCCGAGGGGGTTGGAATTCTGCCGTACAAGGTGGCCAAGGCTTACTCAGTCCTTGGTCCGAACGGAAGGGCCAGTGGGAGGAACATTGACATTAGAAGGGATCAGCCGTTCGCAGCATACAAGGATTTGGACTTCAAGGTTCCAGTCTACAAGGAGGGCGACGTCTTGGCAAGGTTCCTCATCAGGATGGACGAGGTGCTCGAGAGCATCTGGATAATAGAGCAGGCCATTGACCAGATGCCGGGAGGAGACGTCTTCGTGCCGATAGGGGAGCTTCCGGAGTATGAAGAGGCCCTAGGCTACAGTGAAGCTCCAAGGGGCGAAGTCATCCACTACGTCATGACTGACAAGAAGAACAAGGTCTACCGCTGGAAGGTTAGAGCCCCGACCTACAACAACCTTCCAGCTGTTCCGGAGATGCTCAAGGGCTACAGCGTTGCCGATGCCCCGCTCATCATAGCGAGCATAGATCCGTGCTACTCCTGTACGGAGAGGGTTCAGATAGTGGACGTTGAGACCGGAAAGGCCCAGACCCTGAACGAGCAGCAGTTCAACATGCTCTCAATACAGAAGGGCAAGGGGGTGGCCTGA
- the mnhG gene encoding monovalent cation/H(+) antiporter subunit G, with the protein MSILFYIGALLIVIGALCDFFGALGLLRFPNFYVRLHAATVGIIGGAAVPLFGVALLALGADFLPHRYAIAGASFITGIIVLLASPAGSHALAYAAHRAKLVEWEPKVDHLGEVRKSD; encoded by the coding sequence ATGAGCATTTTATTCTACATAGGAGCGCTTCTGATAGTCATAGGCGCCCTCTGCGATTTCTTCGGAGCATTAGGATTACTCCGCTTCCCTAACTTCTACGTTAGGCTGCACGCCGCGACCGTGGGCATCATCGGCGGTGCAGCGGTTCCGCTCTTCGGCGTTGCCCTGCTTGCCCTTGGTGCGGACTTCCTACCCCACAGGTATGCCATAGCGGGAGCGAGCTTCATCACCGGCATAATAGTCCTCCTTGCCTCCCCAGCTGGAAGCCACGCTTTGGCCTATGCCGCTCACAGGGCCAAGCTCGTGGAGTGGGAGCCCAAAGTGGATCACCTCGGGGAGGTGAGGAAGAGTGATTGA
- a CDS encoding Na+/H+ antiporter subunit C produces MSTSEFLWAYLWTVLLLTLAVSLYGIIARPNMLKKIISLTILGDAVNVMVVLIGYHLTYPIAPPILPSLSKEALEGFVSSAVDPLPQALVITAVVIGMAVNMLLAVLAIQLYRLYGTLDVREIAKRGGEE; encoded by the coding sequence ATGAGCACTTCAGAGTTCCTGTGGGCTTACCTCTGGACCGTCTTACTGCTCACGTTGGCGGTATCGCTGTATGGCATAATCGCTAGGCCGAACATGCTGAAGAAAATCATATCTCTCACGATACTAGGCGATGCCGTCAACGTCATGGTCGTTCTCATAGGCTACCACCTCACCTATCCAATCGCCCCACCGATACTACCATCGCTCTCAAAGGAAGCGTTGGAAGGGTTCGTGAGCTCTGCCGTTGATCCACTTCCGCAGGCACTAGTGATTACCGCCGTCGTCATAGGAATGGCGGTGAACATGCTCCTCGCGGTGCTAGCGATACAGCTCTACCGCCTCTACGGCACGCTTGACGTGAGGGAGATAGCGAAGAGGGGTGGTGAGGAATGA
- a CDS encoding monovalent cation/H+ antiporter complex subunit F produces the protein MSLESQFFLLMKFVIPVYLLAFIIYAVRAFKGPTIADIILAVDCLSFDVAAFMAILAVYFKSVYLVSGAMILALWGYLLDIYIAKHLVSKEVGA, from the coding sequence ATGAGCCTTGAGTCTCAGTTCTTCCTACTGATGAAGTTTGTGATACCTGTTTATCTGCTGGCTTTCATCATCTATGCCGTCAGAGCCTTCAAGGGTCCAACGATAGCGGATATAATCCTCGCCGTTGACTGTCTCTCCTTCGATGTGGCAGCGTTCATGGCCATCCTTGCGGTTTACTTCAAGAGCGTTTACTTAGTGAGCGGGGCGATGATTTTGGCACTGTGGGGCTATCTGCTGGATATCTACATCGCCAAGCACCTAGTGAGCAAGGAGGTGGGAGCATGA
- a CDS encoding MnhB domain-containing protein → MRGKSLITAVIILTFAALMTYAVISLQVFGEGTGVRPLGEFYLENSYFGDYSAKSPEVITSILWDYRGIDTLFETAVFFLAIIGSLTVFRLTKEQEKEVKKAESTPTELTPIVKDVTKVIVVMILAVSASIALHGHLTPGGGFQGGSALAVAPLLIIAAYSKYTLEGHGLDKTRALILRSIGLLGIALVALVPLLSGGFIMQNQPIFPAEIESQLIGGSLIYYNFFEFLAVGVGFTAVFLLLSIPEEKFKKILGVKK, encoded by the coding sequence ATGAGGGGCAAAAGCCTCATCACGGCGGTTATAATCCTGACCTTCGCCGCGCTCATGACTTACGCTGTTATCTCACTCCAGGTCTTCGGTGAGGGTACTGGAGTTAGGCCCCTTGGCGAGTTTTACCTTGAAAACAGCTATTTCGGAGATTACTCGGCCAAGAGCCCGGAGGTTATCACCTCAATCCTCTGGGACTACCGTGGCATTGACACGCTCTTCGAGACTGCAGTGTTCTTCCTCGCAATAATAGGCAGCCTGACCGTCTTCAGGCTCACCAAGGAGCAGGAGAAAGAAGTCAAGAAGGCTGAAAGCACTCCAACCGAGCTGACGCCAATAGTGAAGGACGTTACTAAAGTTATCGTCGTCATGATTCTTGCCGTTTCAGCTTCAATAGCCCTGCACGGTCACTTAACGCCTGGAGGAGGCTTCCAGGGCGGTTCGGCATTGGCTGTGGCACCGCTCCTCATAATAGCGGCATACTCAAAATACACTCTGGAAGGCCACGGCCTGGACAAAACCAGAGCTTTAATCCTTCGTTCCATCGGACTGCTTGGCATAGCCCTGGTTGCTCTGGTTCCCCTCCTCAGCGGTGGCTTCATCATGCAGAACCAGCCAATATTCCCGGCTGAGATTGAGAGTCAGCTTATCGGTGGTTCCCTAATCTACTACAACTTCTTCGAGTTCCTGGCTGTTGGCGTTGGATTCACGGCGGTGTTCCTCCTTCTGAGCATCCCAGAGGAGAAGTTCAAGAAAATCCTGGGGGTGAAGAAATGA
- a CDS encoding Na+/H+ antiporter subunit E — protein MRGVIPTALLAFITYIIFSGSSSPYDMFTGAVVAIGVGLLMGRYVVQNDAKAMNPVRWLWGVIYFLWYMLVAETKSHIDVIIRIITGNYNPGIVKVPIGVETSYAKTLVANSITNTPGTVVVDMDDKYFYVNWIDVTTLDPETAKGEISADFERFAKRILE, from the coding sequence ATGAGGGGGGTCATTCCAACGGCCCTGCTCGCGTTCATCACGTACATAATCTTCTCTGGTTCAAGCAGCCCCTACGACATGTTCACTGGAGCAGTTGTGGCAATAGGAGTGGGGTTGCTGATGGGGAGATACGTTGTCCAGAATGATGCCAAGGCCATGAATCCAGTGAGGTGGCTGTGGGGAGTCATTTACTTCCTCTGGTATATGCTCGTGGCAGAGACGAAGTCCCACATAGACGTCATAATCAGGATTATCACCGGCAACTACAACCCCGGAATAGTGAAGGTACCTATTGGTGTCGAGACGAGCTACGCTAAGACCCTCGTGGCGAACTCGATAACCAACACCCCTGGAACGGTCGTGGTGGACATGGACGACAAGTACTTTTACGTAAACTGGATTGACGTGACGACTCTGGACCCTGAGACGGCTAAGGGAGAAATCTCGGCGGACTTTGAGAGATTTGCAAAGAGAATACTGGAGTGA
- a CDS encoding hydrogenase subunit MbhD domain-containing protein encodes MIEVHLLILSLALILGFIASYLAVMERDLLKAVGFSSVQAIAYAIAFYILMAPDIVLTYIAIAVGIYSALLIFAISKTERYEVV; translated from the coding sequence GTGATTGAAGTTCATCTGCTCATCCTCAGCCTTGCCCTCATCCTGGGATTCATAGCCAGCTATCTAGCGGTGATGGAGAGGGATCTGCTTAAAGCAGTGGGCTTTTCATCCGTCCAGGCAATAGCCTACGCAATAGCCTTCTACATCCTAATGGCGCCGGACATAGTTCTCACCTACATAGCGATAGCCGTGGGAATATACTCCGCCCTGCTGATATTCGCCATCAGCAAGACCGAGAGGTATGAGGTGGTGTGA
- a CDS encoding NADH-quinone oxidoreductase subunit B family protein, with translation MSGLKSVWVFHVDSGSCNGCDIEILDVLTPYYDAERLGIKLVPSPRHADALLVSGPLTRQTYYAVKAAYEAMPPKPRIVVAIGTCASSGGIFYNGYPIYNPNPERGSDRLRTGGIEVLLAEYGKKPDMYIPGCPPSPEEILYGLAQLLGLKEKKMKGEYYYADEIEFVLPERPIEERIYLTLRESLRRVVGYFDREKVLEDFMALVEKAQESENPRERLHELVIGYFLREKDSRVKFAIRFLENEYWRLKDAYEKRHLALVKAGVR, from the coding sequence ATGAGCGGGTTGAAGTCCGTTTGGGTCTTCCACGTTGACAGTGGGAGCTGCAACGGCTGCGACATAGAGATACTCGACGTGCTCACGCCCTATTACGACGCCGAGAGGCTTGGGATAAAGCTCGTGCCGAGTCCAAGACATGCCGATGCCCTCCTCGTTTCAGGCCCACTCACGAGGCAGACTTACTACGCTGTCAAAGCAGCCTACGAGGCGATGCCGCCGAAGCCGAGGATAGTTGTGGCCATAGGCACCTGCGCGTCCAGTGGTGGTATATTCTACAACGGTTACCCAATCTACAACCCGAACCCTGAGAGGGGAAGCGACAGGCTCAGGACGGGTGGAATAGAGGTCCTTTTGGCGGAGTACGGGAAAAAGCCCGACATGTACATTCCAGGATGTCCACCGAGTCCGGAGGAGATACTATATGGGCTGGCCCAGCTCCTCGGCCTGAAGGAGAAGAAGATGAAGGGCGAGTACTACTATGCAGACGAGATTGAGTTCGTTCTTCCAGAGAGACCCATCGAGGAGAGGATTTACCTGACGCTCAGAGAATCCCTGAGGCGCGTCGTGGGGTACTTCGACAGGGAGAAGGTTCTCGAGGACTTCATGGCCCTCGTGGAAAAGGCTCAGGAGAGCGAGAACCCGAGGGAGAGGCTCCACGAGCTAGTCATCGGATACTTCCTGAGGGAGAAGGATTCCCGTGTGAAGTTCGCGATAAGGTTCCTCGAAAACGAGTACTGGAGGTTGAAGGATGCCTACGAAAAGAGGCACCTGGCACTTGTTAAAGCTGGTGTACGTTAA
- a CDS encoding NADH-quinone oxidoreductase subunit I: MAQAISFTDRLKFWKRPEEDVKKAPVTTSYPFVDIEKPPEYRGIPRIDPHLCIGCGACVRACPPDALTIEWDFENGRKRIVFNAARCIRCHRCVEVCPTGAMQGTTRFEIATPNKEDLIEVVDHKLYRCPRCGRYEEFTERQIGKMFQILPEEVIDQHGIAERAFLCRECRMEESAKTLAVQGPYADSLLLSLYPRGSKVMGERR, from the coding sequence ATGGCCCAGGCGATTTCCTTCACCGACAGGCTCAAGTTCTGGAAGCGACCAGAGGAGGACGTTAAGAAGGCTCCCGTCACGACTTCTTATCCTTTTGTTGATATCGAAAAGCCGCCGGAATATAGGGGCATACCTCGCATAGATCCTCACCTCTGCATTGGTTGTGGAGCCTGTGTTAGGGCCTGTCCACCGGACGCGCTCACGATAGAGTGGGACTTCGAGAACGGGAGGAAGAGGATAGTCTTCAACGCCGCGCGCTGCATAAGGTGCCACCGCTGCGTCGAGGTTTGTCCAACCGGTGCGATGCAGGGCACAACGAGGTTCGAGATAGCGACGCCGAACAAGGAGGACCTCATCGAGGTCGTTGACCACAAGCTCTACAGATGCCCGCGCTGTGGGCGGTACGAGGAGTTCACCGAGAGGCAGATAGGGAAGATGTTCCAGATTCTGCCGGAGGAAGTCATTGACCAGCACGGCATAGCTGAGAGGGCTTTTCTCTGCAGGGAGTGCAGGATGGAGGAGAGCGCCAAGACCTTGGCGGTTCAAGGGCCCTATGCGGATAGCCTTCTCCTTTCCCTCTATCCGAGAGGCTCAAAGGTGATGGGTGAGAGGAGATGA